A genomic window from Onychostoma macrolepis isolate SWU-2019 chromosome 22, ASM1243209v1, whole genome shotgun sequence includes:
- the dot1l gene encoding histone-lysine N-methyltransferase, H3 lysine-79 specific isoform X5, which yields MGEKLELKLKSPVGAEAAGYPWPLPVYDKHHDAAHEIIETIRWVCEEIPDLKLAMENYVLIDYDTKSFESMQRLCDKYNRAIDSIHQLWKGTTQPMKLNKRPSNGLLRHILQQVYNHSVTDPEKLNNYEPFSPEVYGETSFDLVAQIIDEMEMMEDDTFVDLGSGVGQVVLQVAAATNCKHYYGVEKADIPATYAESMDREFKRWMKWYGKKHGEYTLERGDFLSEEWRERIANTSVIFVNNFAFGPEVDHQLKERFANMKEGGKIVSSKPFAPLNFRINSRNLSDIGTIMRVVELSPLRGSVSWTGKPVSYYLHTIDRTILENYFSSLKNPKLREEQEAARRRQQKDSKENKSNTTTPTKPKEHKAQHDSGGEEERSNSLVPVKPSPKPRRAKLLPRGRKLGNRKRGRPKKAATATAAERKNKKSQSALDLLHAKTLSAAPPQDAYRSPQSPFYQLPPKVQHYTSSQLLMSPTPPGLQALLDNVKVQYLQFMAYMKTPQYRTNLQQALEQEKLRHTELSGQAQQLLNACHTHKEKIRDLFQSKLEELGVKAVTVEDLIQAQKEITAHNMQLREQTKQLEEDMAELRDQNLVLLKARCEELKLDWGSLCLETLLKEKAALRRQISEKQRHCLELQISIVELEKSQRQQELLQLKSYNPCEESPYQKALPGPEPRPTLDSDTPKLTPHASAGLNGLSPELSINGTSSPGYERGSGSGMGKNELLTRYLPISPDHEIVPPTPDSRTRQLGQPLPDYTRFSPAKIALRRHLNQDSAANQFRALGNIHRGDTGAVSSPTLGLKHSCSSPSSADIQATTTPKSTDKEKSPAAPGDTITSLPISIPLSTVHPSKLPVSIPLASVVLPNRAERLRNTPSPVSNLAGQSNGKPPLTPTSGYSSSSGLVNGSHSAMLTEDQDCDAASPPPHSTPIMGLQLRCSGLSPALGTGGVLQYADGPPRLPPEDGHDRPGLESDTEPLDSEARRRIFFSSSSSSSSSSSSTGGSRLHHGSVKQGHHHSKHHHHHHHHHHHHSPSSHSQEGRKRGRRKRSSSGAVPNSGSPKRRAFPGLGCSSHSSGSPLNINSMVNNINQPLEISAISSPEQSGRSPCGTDLDQPPVLKRERPLELNNTGRYSSTPSSDEEGANFAPDTSSSCRIERKIATISLDRDGPIRDVERGSQGRKSGASSVSSEVSSSSSSGASKWKSTFSPISDPKPTPPDLRQGGSPFGVGASRGGTDSDSDQKPQRRGEREREREREREPYGNSNLFLSQDGGGRSVVSASERPLQKQKSREWDLKSVSGLASQNLFISAAASGGILSGKVGGAATVSSATSVGQCFPLSGASVLQSLFGAQTPGPATGGAPRLVNGHSALSSFSSAGLAGGAAGGIFHHMVPSVSSQQSGANLPGPGALSSQQRHLDTNPKAGASFLASGSSQHSRTQTVLHAPSPPALALPLPPPLLNVSSAAPSQPSSPRPERHQSSRPQSSLPASTSSPSLAATSASSTSSASTRPFTVHYPPHLPPPHPPGSAGSGGTGMSWRTLGMQASYTASQIPGNRPR from the exons ATGGGAGAAAAGCTGGAGTTAAAACTGAAGTCGCCGGTCGGAGCCGAAGCTGCAGGCTATCCGTGGCCCTTACCTGTATAT GATAAACATCATGATGCTGCACATGAAATCATCGAAACTATTCG CTGGGTGTGTGAAGAGATCCCAGATCTTAAGCTGGCCATGGAGAACTACGTTCTTATCGACTACGACACCAAGAG CTTTGAAAGTATGCAGAGACTATGCGATAAGTACAACAGAGCCATTGACAGCATTCACCAACTG TGGAAAGGGACCACCCAACCCATGAAACTCAACAAGCGGCCTTCCAATGGCCTGCTGCGTCACATCCTGCAGCAGGTCTACAACCACTCTGTCACCGACCCAGAGAAACTCAACAACTACGAGCCGTTCTCTCCCGAGGTGTACGGGGAGACCTCCTTCGACCTGGTGGCTCAGATCATTGATGAGATGGAGATGATGGAAGACGACACCTTCGTGGATCTGGGCAGTG GAGTTGGTCAGGTTGTTCTGCAAGTTGCTGCAGCCACCAACTGTAAACACTACTACGGCGTGGAGAAAGCAGACATTCCAGCAACCTATGCAGAG TCAATGGACAGGGAGTTTAAGAGATGGATGAAGTGGTATGGCAAAAAACACGGCGAGTACACG CTGGAAAGGGGAGATTTCCTTTCAGAAGAATGGAGAGAACGAATAGCAAACACAAG tgttatttttgtgAATAACTTTGCCTTTGGTCCTGAGGTGGACCACCAGCTGAAGGAACGATTCGCCAACATGAAGGAAG GTGGAAAAATTGTATCCTCAAAACCTTTTGCACCTCTTAACTTCAGAATAAACAGTCGAAACTTGAGTG aTATTGGCACAATAATGAGAGTAGTTGAGCTGTCCCCTCTGAGGGGATCGGTTTCGTGGACGGGGAAGCCAGTGTCGTACTATCTGCATACGATAGACCGCACCATA cTTGAAAACTATTTTTCTAGTCTCAAAAATCCTAAACTCAGG GAGGAGCAGGAGGCAGCCAGAAGGCGCCAGCAGAAGGACAGTAAGGAGAATAAGAGCAACACCACCACCCCGACCAAGCCCAAGGAGCACAAG GCGCAGCATGACTCTGGTGGTGAGGAGGAGCGCTCAAACTCGCTTGTGCCAGTGAAACCGTCACCCAAACCCCGCCGGGCTAAACTGCTACCCAGGGGCCGCAAGCTCGGCAACAGGAAGCGCGGGCGGCCTAAAAAGGCTGCCACTGCCACTGCAGCCGAGCGCAAGAACAAGAAGAGCCAGAGCGCCCTTGATCTGCTGCACGCTAAGACCCTCTCAGCGGCCCCCCCTCAGG ATGCATACAGGTCACCTCAGAGTCCGTTCTATCAGCTACCTCCCAAAGTGCAGCATTATACATCAAGCCAGCTTCTCATGAGCCCCACTCCACCAGGCCTGCAGGCTCTGCTCG ATAACGTGAAAGTCCAGTACCTGCAGTTCATGGCCTACATGAAGACACCACAGTACCGGACCAACCTGCAGCAAGCCCTTGAGCAGGAAAAG CTGAGACACACAGAACTGTCCGGTCAAGCCCAGCAGCTGCTCAACGCTTGTCACACTCATAAGGAGAAGATCAGAGACCTTTTCCAGTCCAAACTGGAGGAG CTGGGCGTGAAGGCGGTGACCGTGGAGGACCTGATACAAGCTCAGAAGGAGATCACAGCCCACAACATGCAGCTGAGGGAGCAGACCAAACAGCTGGAGGAGGACATGGCCGAGCTCCGCGATCAGAACCTGGTGCTG CTGAAGGCTCGGTGTGAGGAGCTCAAGCTGGACTGGGGATCTCTGTGTCTGGAGACTCTGTTAAAAGAGAAAGCGGCTCTGCGAAGACAAATCTCGGAGAAACAGCGCCACTGTCTGGAGCTCCAG ATCAGCATTGTTGAACTAGAGAAGAGCCAGAGGCAGCAAGAGCTTCTGCAGCTCAAGTCTTACAACCCGTGTGAGGAGTCCCCCTACCAAAAGGCCCTTCCTGGTCCAGAACCCCGGCCCACACTGGATTCCGACACCCCCAAACTCACCCCACACGCCTCTGCAGGGCTCAACGGCCTCAGCCCCGAACTATCCATCAATGGCACATCCTCGCCGGGTTACGAGAGGGGCAGTGGCAGTGGAATGGGCAAAAATGAGCTCCTCACCCGCTACCTGCCTATTTCCCCTGACCATGAAATTGTGCCGCCCACCCCAGACTCGAGAACCAGGCAGCTAGGGCAACCCCTGCCCGACTACACCCGCTTTTCTCCAGCTAAGATCGCCCTCCGCAGGCACCTCAACCAAGATTCGGCCGCCAATCAGTTTAGAGCCCTTGGCAACATCCACCG GGGTGACACTGGTGCTGTTTCATCTCCAACTCTGGGACTAAAACATTCTTGCTCCTCGCCCAGTTCAGCTGATATTCAAGCGACCACCACACCCAAGAGCACAGATAAGGAAAAGAGCCCAGCTGCCCCCGGCGACACCATAACCAGTCTACCAATCAGCATCCCCCTCAGCACTGTGCATCCCAGCAAACTTCCTGTCAGCATCCCACTGGCCAGCGTGGTGCTGCCGAACCGTGCAGAAAGATTG AGGAACACTCCTAGTCCAGTTTCGAATCTTGCAGGACAGAGCAATGGCAAGCCGCCTCTCACGCCTACCTCAG GTTATTCCTCCAGCTCAGGGTTGGTGAATGGCTCTCACTCCGCCATGCTGACCGAGGACCAAGACTGTGACGCTGCATCCCCTCCCCCTCACAGCACTCCCATCATGGGCCTCCAGCTTCGCTGCTCTGGCCTCAGTCCTGCGCTGGGCACCGGAGGTGTACTGCAGTACGCTGACGGCCCACCGAGGCTTCCCCCCGAGGATGGCCATGACCGGCCGGGCCTTGAATCCGACACGGAGCCCTTGGACAGCGAGGCTCGTCGCCGTATCTTTTTCTCCTCgtcctcttcttcctcctcgTCTTCGTCCTCCACAGGGGGCTCAAGGCTCCACCACGGGTCGGTAAAGCAGGGTCACCATCACAGTAAGCAccatcaccaccaccaccaccatcatcatcatcactctCCGAGCTCCCACAGCCAAGAGGGGCGGAAACGAGGGCGGCGGAAGCGCAGCTCCTCTGGGGCCGTTCCCAATAGCGGATCCCCTAAAAGAAGGGCATTTCCGGGACTTGGCTGCTCAAGCCATTCTTCTGGATCACCGCTTAATATCAATTCAATG GTGAACAACATAAACCAGCCTTTGGAGATCTCCGCCATCTCTTCCCCAGAGCAGTCAGGACGAAGCCCGTGCGGGACAGATCTAGATCAGCCTCCTGTGCTGAAAAGAGAGCGTCCCCTGGAGCTCAACAACACAGGTCGTTATTCCTCCACCCCTAGTTCAGATGAAGAAGGCGCCAATTTTGCCCCGGACACCTCTAGTTCATGCCG AATTGAACGGAAAATCGCCACCATTTCCTTAGACCGAGATGGACCCATCAGAGATGTGGAAAGGG GCTCACAAGGACGTAAATCAGGTGCCAGTAGCGTGAGCAGTGAggtatcatcatcatcatcttccgGAGCCAGCAAATGGAAATCCACCTTCTCCCCAATCTCTGACCCCAAGCCAACTCCTCCGGATCTCCGCCAAGGTGGCTCGCCATTCGGTGTGGGGGCTTCCCGAGGCGGTACGGACTCTGACTCAGACCAGAAACCGCAGAGGAGAGGGGAGCGTGAGCGTGAGCGTGAGCGTGAGCGTGAGCCTTACGGGAACTCGAACCTCTTCCTCAGTCAGGATGGCGGTGGCCGCTCAGTCGTCAGTGCATCGGAGCGGCCACTGCAGAAACAGAAATCGCGGGAGTGGGACCTGAAATCTGTAAGCGGATTGGCCAGCCAGAATCTCTTTATATCCGCCGCGGCCAGTGGAGGCATCTTGAGTGGGAAAGTGGGTGGGGCCGCCACAGTTTCCTCCGCCACCTCAGTGGGGCAGTGCTTCCCCCTGAGTGGGGCTTCGGTCCTCCAGTCCTTATTTGGAGCTCAGACTCCCGGACCTGCCACCGGCGGAGCCCCTCGGTTGGTCAACGGACATTCGGCGCTCAGCAGTTTCTCCAGCGCTGGGCTGGCAGGGGGCGCTGCAGGAG GGATTTTTCACCACATGGTGCCTTCAGTCTCCTCACAGCAGTCTGGGGCCAATCTCCCGGGCCCCGGGGCCCTCAGTTCCCAGCAAAGGCATCTGGACACAAACCCCAAAGCGGGGGCCTCGTTCTTGGCCTCTGGCTCCTCGCAGCACAGCCGCACACAGACAGTCCTACACGCTCCCTCCCCACCCGCCCTCGCCCTCCCTCTGCCCCCTCCCCTCCTGAACGTGTCCTCCGCCGCCCCGTCCCAACCTTCCTCCCCACGTCCCGAGCGCCACCAGTCCTCAAGGCCGCAGTCGTCCCTCCCCGCCTCCACCTCCTCCCCATCTCTGGCCGCCACATCTGCTTCTTCCACCTCCTCCGCTTCCACCCGGCCCTTCACTGTGCACTATCCCCCGCACCTGCCACCTCCGCACCCTCCCGGCAGCGCAGGTTCAGGTGGGACTGGCATGTCCTGGAGGACTCTGGGTATGCAGGCATCCTACACGGCCTCGCAGATCCCCGGCAATCGCCCCAGATAG
- the dot1l gene encoding histone-lysine N-methyltransferase, H3 lysine-79 specific isoform X2, with the protein MGEKLELKLKSPVGAEAAGYPWPLPVYDKHHDAAHEIIETIRWVCEEIPDLKLAMENYVLIDYDTKSFESMQRLCDKYNRAIDSIHQLWKGTTQPMKLNKRPSNGLLRHILQQVYNHSVTDPEKLNNYEPFSPEVYGETSFDLVAQIIDEMEMMEDDTFVDLGSGVGQVVLQVAAATNCKHYYGVEKADIPATYAESMDREFKRWMKWYGKKHGEYTLERGDFLSEEWRERIANTSVIFVNNFAFGPEVDHQLKERFANMKEGGKIVSSKPFAPLNFRINSRNLSDIGTIMRVVELSPLRGSVSWTGKPVSYYLHTIDRTILENYFSSLKNPKLREEQEAARRRQQKDSKENKSNTTTPTKPKEHKAQHDSGGEEERSNSLVPVKPSPKPRRAKLLPRGRKLGNRKRGRPKKAATATAAERKNKKSQSALDLLHAKTLSAAPPQDAYRSPQSPFYQLPPKVQHYTSSQLLMSPTPPGLQALLDNVKVQYLQFMAYMKTPQYRTNLQQALEQEKLRHTELSGQAQQLLNACHTHKEKIRDLFQSKLEELGVKAVTVEDLIQAQKEITAHNMQLREQTKQLEEDMAELRDQNLVLLKARCEELKLDWGSLCLETLLKEKAALRRQISEKQRHCLELQLMLWHADPGACAGCTGSDLACNKISIVELEKSQRQQELLQLKSYNPCEESPYQKALPGPEPRPTLDSDTPKLTPHASAGLNGLSPELSINGTSSPGYERGSGSGMGKNELLTRYLPISPDHEIVPPTPDSRTRQLGQPLPDYTRFSPAKIALRRHLNQDSAANQFRALGNIHRGDTGAVSSPTLGLKHSCSSPSSADIQATTTPKSTDKEKSPAAPGDTITSLPISIPLSTVHPSKLPVSIPLASVVLPNRAERLRNTPSPVSNLAGQSNGKPPLTPTSGYSSSSGLVNGSHSAMLTEDQDCDAASPPPHSTPIMGLQLRCSGLSPALGTGGVLQYADGPPRLPPEDGHDRPGLESDTEPLDSEARRRIFFSSSSSSSSSSSSTGGSRLHHGSVKQGHHHSKHHHHHHHHHHHHSPSSHSQEGRKRGRRKRSSSGAVPNSGSPKRRAFPGLGCSSHSSGSPLNINSMVNNINQPLEISAISSPEQSGRSPCGTDLDQPPVLKRERPLELNNTGRYSSTPSSDEEGANFAPDTSSSCRIERKIATISLDRDGPIRDVERGSQGRKSGASSVSSEVSSSSSSGASKWKSTFSPISDPKPTPPDLRQGGSPFGVGASRGGTDSDSDQKPQRRGEREREREREREPYGNSNLFLSQDGGGRSVVSASERPLQKQKSREWDLKSVSGLASQNLFISAAASGGILSGKVGGAATVSSATSVGQCFPLSGASVLQSLFGAQTPGPATGGAPRLVNGHSALSSFSSAGLAGGAAGGIFHHMVPSVSSQQSGANLPGPGALSSQQRHLDTNPKAGASFLASGSSQHSRTQTVLHAPSPPALALPLPPPLLNVSSAAPSQPSSPRPERHQSSRPQSSLPASTSSPSLAATSASSTSSASTRPFTVHYPPHLPPPHPPGSAGSGGTGMSWRTLGMQASYTASQIPGNRPR; encoded by the exons ATGGGAGAAAAGCTGGAGTTAAAACTGAAGTCGCCGGTCGGAGCCGAAGCTGCAGGCTATCCGTGGCCCTTACCTGTATAT GATAAACATCATGATGCTGCACATGAAATCATCGAAACTATTCG CTGGGTGTGTGAAGAGATCCCAGATCTTAAGCTGGCCATGGAGAACTACGTTCTTATCGACTACGACACCAAGAG CTTTGAAAGTATGCAGAGACTATGCGATAAGTACAACAGAGCCATTGACAGCATTCACCAACTG TGGAAAGGGACCACCCAACCCATGAAACTCAACAAGCGGCCTTCCAATGGCCTGCTGCGTCACATCCTGCAGCAGGTCTACAACCACTCTGTCACCGACCCAGAGAAACTCAACAACTACGAGCCGTTCTCTCCCGAGGTGTACGGGGAGACCTCCTTCGACCTGGTGGCTCAGATCATTGATGAGATGGAGATGATGGAAGACGACACCTTCGTGGATCTGGGCAGTG GAGTTGGTCAGGTTGTTCTGCAAGTTGCTGCAGCCACCAACTGTAAACACTACTACGGCGTGGAGAAAGCAGACATTCCAGCAACCTATGCAGAG TCAATGGACAGGGAGTTTAAGAGATGGATGAAGTGGTATGGCAAAAAACACGGCGAGTACACG CTGGAAAGGGGAGATTTCCTTTCAGAAGAATGGAGAGAACGAATAGCAAACACAAG tgttatttttgtgAATAACTTTGCCTTTGGTCCTGAGGTGGACCACCAGCTGAAGGAACGATTCGCCAACATGAAGGAAG GTGGAAAAATTGTATCCTCAAAACCTTTTGCACCTCTTAACTTCAGAATAAACAGTCGAAACTTGAGTG aTATTGGCACAATAATGAGAGTAGTTGAGCTGTCCCCTCTGAGGGGATCGGTTTCGTGGACGGGGAAGCCAGTGTCGTACTATCTGCATACGATAGACCGCACCATA cTTGAAAACTATTTTTCTAGTCTCAAAAATCCTAAACTCAGG GAGGAGCAGGAGGCAGCCAGAAGGCGCCAGCAGAAGGACAGTAAGGAGAATAAGAGCAACACCACCACCCCGACCAAGCCCAAGGAGCACAAG GCGCAGCATGACTCTGGTGGTGAGGAGGAGCGCTCAAACTCGCTTGTGCCAGTGAAACCGTCACCCAAACCCCGCCGGGCTAAACTGCTACCCAGGGGCCGCAAGCTCGGCAACAGGAAGCGCGGGCGGCCTAAAAAGGCTGCCACTGCCACTGCAGCCGAGCGCAAGAACAAGAAGAGCCAGAGCGCCCTTGATCTGCTGCACGCTAAGACCCTCTCAGCGGCCCCCCCTCAGG ATGCATACAGGTCACCTCAGAGTCCGTTCTATCAGCTACCTCCCAAAGTGCAGCATTATACATCAAGCCAGCTTCTCATGAGCCCCACTCCACCAGGCCTGCAGGCTCTGCTCG ATAACGTGAAAGTCCAGTACCTGCAGTTCATGGCCTACATGAAGACACCACAGTACCGGACCAACCTGCAGCAAGCCCTTGAGCAGGAAAAG CTGAGACACACAGAACTGTCCGGTCAAGCCCAGCAGCTGCTCAACGCTTGTCACACTCATAAGGAGAAGATCAGAGACCTTTTCCAGTCCAAACTGGAGGAG CTGGGCGTGAAGGCGGTGACCGTGGAGGACCTGATACAAGCTCAGAAGGAGATCACAGCCCACAACATGCAGCTGAGGGAGCAGACCAAACAGCTGGAGGAGGACATGGCCGAGCTCCGCGATCAGAACCTGGTGCTG CTGAAGGCTCGGTGTGAGGAGCTCAAGCTGGACTGGGGATCTCTGTGTCTGGAGACTCTGTTAAAAGAGAAAGCGGCTCTGCGAAGACAAATCTCGGAGAAACAGCGCCACTGTCTGGAGCTCCAG TTGATGCTGTGGCACGCTGATCCTGGTGCTTGTGCAGGCTGCACTGGTTCAGATCTGGCCTGTAACAAG ATCAGCATTGTTGAACTAGAGAAGAGCCAGAGGCAGCAAGAGCTTCTGCAGCTCAAGTCTTACAACCCGTGTGAGGAGTCCCCCTACCAAAAGGCCCTTCCTGGTCCAGAACCCCGGCCCACACTGGATTCCGACACCCCCAAACTCACCCCACACGCCTCTGCAGGGCTCAACGGCCTCAGCCCCGAACTATCCATCAATGGCACATCCTCGCCGGGTTACGAGAGGGGCAGTGGCAGTGGAATGGGCAAAAATGAGCTCCTCACCCGCTACCTGCCTATTTCCCCTGACCATGAAATTGTGCCGCCCACCCCAGACTCGAGAACCAGGCAGCTAGGGCAACCCCTGCCCGACTACACCCGCTTTTCTCCAGCTAAGATCGCCCTCCGCAGGCACCTCAACCAAGATTCGGCCGCCAATCAGTTTAGAGCCCTTGGCAACATCCACCG GGGTGACACTGGTGCTGTTTCATCTCCAACTCTGGGACTAAAACATTCTTGCTCCTCGCCCAGTTCAGCTGATATTCAAGCGACCACCACACCCAAGAGCACAGATAAGGAAAAGAGCCCAGCTGCCCCCGGCGACACCATAACCAGTCTACCAATCAGCATCCCCCTCAGCACTGTGCATCCCAGCAAACTTCCTGTCAGCATCCCACTGGCCAGCGTGGTGCTGCCGAACCGTGCAGAAAGATTG AGGAACACTCCTAGTCCAGTTTCGAATCTTGCAGGACAGAGCAATGGCAAGCCGCCTCTCACGCCTACCTCAG GTTATTCCTCCAGCTCAGGGTTGGTGAATGGCTCTCACTCCGCCATGCTGACCGAGGACCAAGACTGTGACGCTGCATCCCCTCCCCCTCACAGCACTCCCATCATGGGCCTCCAGCTTCGCTGCTCTGGCCTCAGTCCTGCGCTGGGCACCGGAGGTGTACTGCAGTACGCTGACGGCCCACCGAGGCTTCCCCCCGAGGATGGCCATGACCGGCCGGGCCTTGAATCCGACACGGAGCCCTTGGACAGCGAGGCTCGTCGCCGTATCTTTTTCTCCTCgtcctcttcttcctcctcgTCTTCGTCCTCCACAGGGGGCTCAAGGCTCCACCACGGGTCGGTAAAGCAGGGTCACCATCACAGTAAGCAccatcaccaccaccaccaccatcatcatcatcactctCCGAGCTCCCACAGCCAAGAGGGGCGGAAACGAGGGCGGCGGAAGCGCAGCTCCTCTGGGGCCGTTCCCAATAGCGGATCCCCTAAAAGAAGGGCATTTCCGGGACTTGGCTGCTCAAGCCATTCTTCTGGATCACCGCTTAATATCAATTCAATG GTGAACAACATAAACCAGCCTTTGGAGATCTCCGCCATCTCTTCCCCAGAGCAGTCAGGACGAAGCCCGTGCGGGACAGATCTAGATCAGCCTCCTGTGCTGAAAAGAGAGCGTCCCCTGGAGCTCAACAACACAGGTCGTTATTCCTCCACCCCTAGTTCAGATGAAGAAGGCGCCAATTTTGCCCCGGACACCTCTAGTTCATGCCG AATTGAACGGAAAATCGCCACCATTTCCTTAGACCGAGATGGACCCATCAGAGATGTGGAAAGGG GCTCACAAGGACGTAAATCAGGTGCCAGTAGCGTGAGCAGTGAggtatcatcatcatcatcttccgGAGCCAGCAAATGGAAATCCACCTTCTCCCCAATCTCTGACCCCAAGCCAACTCCTCCGGATCTCCGCCAAGGTGGCTCGCCATTCGGTGTGGGGGCTTCCCGAGGCGGTACGGACTCTGACTCAGACCAGAAACCGCAGAGGAGAGGGGAGCGTGAGCGTGAGCGTGAGCGTGAGCGTGAGCCTTACGGGAACTCGAACCTCTTCCTCAGTCAGGATGGCGGTGGCCGCTCAGTCGTCAGTGCATCGGAGCGGCCACTGCAGAAACAGAAATCGCGGGAGTGGGACCTGAAATCTGTAAGCGGATTGGCCAGCCAGAATCTCTTTATATCCGCCGCGGCCAGTGGAGGCATCTTGAGTGGGAAAGTGGGTGGGGCCGCCACAGTTTCCTCCGCCACCTCAGTGGGGCAGTGCTTCCCCCTGAGTGGGGCTTCGGTCCTCCAGTCCTTATTTGGAGCTCAGACTCCCGGACCTGCCACCGGCGGAGCCCCTCGGTTGGTCAACGGACATTCGGCGCTCAGCAGTTTCTCCAGCGCTGGGCTGGCAGGGGGCGCTGCAGGAG GGATTTTTCACCACATGGTGCCTTCAGTCTCCTCACAGCAGTCTGGGGCCAATCTCCCGGGCCCCGGGGCCCTCAGTTCCCAGCAAAGGCATCTGGACACAAACCCCAAAGCGGGGGCCTCGTTCTTGGCCTCTGGCTCCTCGCAGCACAGCCGCACACAGACAGTCCTACACGCTCCCTCCCCACCCGCCCTCGCCCTCCCTCTGCCCCCTCCCCTCCTGAACGTGTCCTCCGCCGCCCCGTCCCAACCTTCCTCCCCACGTCCCGAGCGCCACCAGTCCTCAAGGCCGCAGTCGTCCCTCCCCGCCTCCACCTCCTCCCCATCTCTGGCCGCCACATCTGCTTCTTCCACCTCCTCCGCTTCCACCCGGCCCTTCACTGTGCACTATCCCCCGCACCTGCCACCTCCGCACCCTCCCGGCAGCGCAGGTTCAGGTGGGACTGGCATGTCCTGGAGGACTCTGGGTATGCAGGCATCCTACACGGCCTCGCAGATCCCCGGCAATCGCCCCAGATAG